A window of Fusarium musae strain F31 chromosome 1, whole genome shotgun sequence genomic DNA:
ATTCAATTGCACGACTCCGCTACCTCATTGGCAGCTCAGACAGGTTGGAATTCATCGTCGAGCCAACCCGGCAGTGGACGGCGCTCCACCGCGCCGCAGCCGCTCACATCGACGCCGAGTTCCGCGGGACAGATGCAACCGAGGCGGCTGAGCTGGACTGGACTGACATCGACTGGAGTGCAAACCGCGAGATCGTGAATGAGCTACTGTTGCGGTTTAGTGATCCGGCACAGATTGATGCTGTCGAGAAAAGCATGGGGCTAACGGCGATACACCTGGCAGTTCTCGCGGGGAATGATGCCGCAGTGAAATTACTTCTTGACAAGGGTGCCCGCGGAGACATGCCGAGTGCAGGGGGCCAGGGACCGACAGCCGCTGACATGGCACTTGGAATACAGATGGAGAGGTTGTCTGTGAGTCAAGAAGGTGCGCGGCctggcgaggaggaggtAGCGGCTCGTAAGAGGTGTAGTGATCTTCTAAATCCGCGAGCTCAGCGTGTAGTATGAGCGAGCCAGCGTCACTTTACGTATTAGTCTGCGACTTAGTAGAAAGGACTTGTCTCTGTCGGTTGCTCACCGTATACAGTAAGTGAATGGACGGGGTAATAAGCGCCGAGGCGGAGAAAGACCGGGGTGAGTGGAACGAGACGTAAACGAGTTAAGCAATGCGGTAAACGAGGTCATACTTACACCCAAGCCTTGATTGTCGGGGGCTGAGACAGAACATAAATAGGATCTGAAGTAGTTTATTTATCAACAGCGATGCGCTGCCTGATGCTGACAATATTTAACAGTAGATATAAAACAGAGTCACGCCAAGAAGGGGAACGAGATACTTGATGAGCTATAATGTACGGTACAGTGCATCCGATTTCAGGAACGAGCCTAACCCACCAAGACGCCTTTCGTTCACAGACCTTACTTCCCCACGGGGTAACCCCCAGAATTGGCAGTGCTAATCTCAATATGACCAAGCTTACCCGAAAAACGCTTGGTGAGTGCCGGGGAATCGTCCACAGAAGGGGGGTTCACTTCGCCATAATACACAGCGATGGCTAATTAAGACACTGCCTTGGGTATGTCGACCTCGCTGGCAACTTGCCCGAGGTGCAAGATTGGAAATGGACATAAAAGAAGGCCTGTAGCTATTGGGGCCAATCTTCTGACTGACAAGTACATCACATTCATTATCACCCAGCTCTGCTACTGTCACTCAGACTAGATGCATCTCTACGGGTGCCAACTACTTACCTCGGCAGCTGTCATTGGCTCAGTCGTTGGGCAAGGCATTTCACCCTCATTCAATGCGATCCCAGGCTTTGTAGCTCCTGCAGTCGAGTATCGTCCCAAGTTCAGATACTGGTAAGTAACCTATCCTTCCCCACATAGCACCCTCATTTCACTCACACCTCCACCAAAGGCTTCCAGATGCAGATGTAGACCACGATATTCTCAGAACCGACATCCAAGACCTCCAAGAGTTCGGCGCCGGCGGTCTAGAGTTCCTCCCGTTCTACAACTATGGCTTCGGTGGCGTGAACGACTCCAAGATGGAGACATATGCCTTTGGTAAACCAGCCTTTAGGGATGTTCTCCAGATTGCGCTTGAAGCTACCAAGGCGAACGGTTTGTCGATAGATGTAGCGCTAGGCGCTAGCCAGGGTCAGGGTGTTCCGTCCAAGCCGCTTACTCCTGGTCTTGCTGTGCAGCTCGTCTATGGGAAGGTGTCTGTCAAGGGAGGACAAAAGTTCGATGGGGCTTTGCCAGCTGCTGATATTAACTGGAATGAGAATTTGGGATATATTCATCCTCAGGAAAAGTTTGGTGGTAACCGTCTTATTGGGGTCTCTGCCGCTGCCATTGCTTCCAGTGAGTCGCCCCCTGCGCAGGATGTCTAACTCATCGTGCCATCGACTCTCATACTGATACTCTTGTAGCAAACGCTTCGGATGATAGCAACGTCTTCGTCGCCCTGCATGAGAAGTCACTCGTTGATCTCACCTCGTACGTCAAGAACGGCAAGCTCACATGGAGGGCGCCAAAGGATTACGAAGAGTATGTTTTATTTGCGCACTACGAGCGCTACACCAACCAGCGATCTTGCGACGGGGTGCCCACAGATGTCATTGCCAACGGCTCCTGGGTCACAGACCATTTCAGCGCCGCCGGTGCAAAGCTAGCTTCCCAATTCTGGGAGAAGAATCTGTTGAGTACCCAGATTCGCCAGCTTCTAAAGGAAGTTGGCAAGCACAGTACGTTCAACATCATAACCTTTGCTTTGCCTTTCTAACACATAAGTAGCGTGGGAAGATAGTATGGAAATCCAAGCTTCGCTTTATTGGTCTCCTGGGTTCCCTGATCGCTTCAAGGCCAAGCGCGGTTATAATGTGATCAAGTATCTTCCACTGCTATTTCACAAGTCGACTTCCTTTACCGCCGCCCAAGCTCCCTACAACACTACATTCTACCTTTATGGAACTCCGGATGACGGACAAAGCAAGTACCTCCAGGACTACCGACTGACCTTGAACGAGGGTTATCAGGAGTATCTGCAGACGTTTGAAGACTGGGCTGAGTCTCTGGGGCTGTCTCACTCGTGCCAAGTTGGGTATAACATTCCCTTAGACATTGTAGGTCTTATTGCTCCTCGCCGTAATGCTAACGCTACGGAATGTTTCTAACGCGTTGATAGCTCGCGGACGTACCCATTGTTCCCACCCCCGAACTTGAATCTCTAGCCTTCAAAACACCAGATCAAATGTCTCAATTTGTCGGCCCAGCGCACCTTGGGCGTCGCAACATCATTTCCACAGAGATCGGCGCTGTTGCACAAGGGGCATACAGTCTGACTATCCCCTCCCTCGTCAAGCTCTTCCACGACGCATTCGCAGGAGGCGTTAATGCCATGATGATCCATGGGATGACTTACGGTGGAGAACAACTCGGATCAACTTGGCCTGGATTCACGCCGTTTCAGTATATTTACACTGAACTCTGGAGCCCCAAACAGCCGGCGTGGAAGTATATGGGCGAGGCGATGAACTATACTGCCAGAAACCAGTTTGTTCTGCAGCAGGGAGTGGCTAAGAAAGACTTGGCCTTTTATCTTTACAAAGATCCTTTTGGCATATCTGATGAGTATAACGGGACGGATCTCCGAGCGACTGGTAAGTGCGGGGCCCCGCACCATTAAATCGTGCTAATCGAGTTCCTAGGCTTCACGTACGAGTACCTGTCGCCAGCCAACTTTGG
This region includes:
- a CDS encoding hypothetical protein (EggNog:ENOG41~CAZy:GH106) encodes the protein MHLYGCQLLTSAAVIGSVVGQGISPSFNAIPGFVAPAVEYRPKFRYWLPDADVDHDILRTDIQDLQEFGAGGLEFLPFYNYGFGGVNDSKMETYAFGKPAFRDVLQIALEATKANGLSIDVALGASQGQGVPSKPLTPGLAVQLVYGKVSVKGGQKFDGALPAADINWNENLGYIHPQEKFGGNRLIGVSAAAIASTNASDDSNVFVALHEKSLVDLTSYVKNGKLTWRAPKDYEEYVLFAHYERYTNQRSCDGVPTDVIANGSWVTDHFSAAGAKLASQFWEKNLLSTQIRQLLKEVGKHTWEDSMEIQASLYWSPGFPDRFKAKRGYNVIKYLPLLFHKSTSFTAAQAPYNTTFYLYGTPDDGQSKYLQDYRLTLNEGYQEYLQTFEDWAESLGLSHSCQVGYNIPLDILADVPIVPTPELESLAFKTPDQMSQFVGPAHLGRRNIISTEIGAVAQGAYSLTIPSLVKLFHDAFAGGVNAMMIHGMTYGGEQLGSTWPGFTPFQYIYTELWSPKQPAWKYMGEAMNYTARNQFVLQQGVAKKDLAFYLYKDPFGISDEYNGTDLRATGFTYEYLSPANFGSKAFKVSNRVYDAAGAGYRALILDQQQFITPEASQKLVEVADAGLPIVVIRSLPSTAIGSKGQDVVTKNISKLKGSKYSNIAFIKSADDLLKTLDKLSVKPRVTTGSAAAKDLYTVWRSDEGSDYLFLFNQGSASTFEITAEVDLGKVPYNLNAWTGQQAAMASFKRSSGKVNFQVSLKQGQTAIIAFTSGKSKTSIVSQSENVIEASYGSDGKEGISVILGDAKEASLTLSNGQTKKIPAASSSDKKNALDIDIGNWNLTLESWVPGPDEAKSASVKKVMKLGTQKILKPWSEIPEAQNLSGVGTYTATFQVPQVPSKDSIAVLQFGPVLNTIRAWVNDKQLPEIDIYDSQVDVSDYLVKGTNTIRVEVASTLFNAVKARVDYVKANGVGPAAPGLYTFADWQKHGLIGPVSIKSLRKVNL